GCTTCCCCCTCGGCCCCCGCAGGCCCTGCCGCCCCCCGCCCGGGTTTACCGCGCTGTCCGGCCGCTCCCCGCGCTCGGCCGCGCGGCCGCCACTGGAGGAGGcggaggagatggaggaggaggaggaaaggaggcggcggcggcagcaggcaCCGGCCCGCAGCACCCGGGCGGCAGCCATGGCCCCGCGCTTTACGGCGCTGCCGCGCGGGCGctgcgggcggggcggggccaggtcggggccggggccggggccagggCCGGGCCCGCCTCGGCCTCCGCCTCCTCcgcgcggccgggccgggcggggctcGGGCGGTGCGCGGCGCTCGGCCCGTggcgcagcgccgggccgggcagcgGGTCCTCGCCAGGCGGCGGGTAAGTGCGTGACCGAGGCGGGTCGCGGGCGCCGCGCGGGTTCGCTGCGGGGCCGGTGGGGACCAGCCTCCCGCAGGTGCCTCGGCGGTGGCCCGGTGtcatttcctcttccctcttcgCCGGGCCCCACGACGGGGGAGGCGGGAGGTTGCGGCCATggaggggcaggggacagcGAGTGCTGAAGGGGAGCAAGGTAAGTGAGGGGAAGGAGGGCTGCTCGGGGTTGTGGCGCCCGAGGGCGCTCGGGTTCGGCCGCTGCTCTCCCCCCCCGCCGGGTTCCCCCCTGGGCTGCGGGTGCCCTGTGGGTTCTGCGGCGGCTCCggctgcagagcagtggggaaGGCTGGGTGGCAACCTGGGGGTaaacagcagagagctgggcgTGTGGCAAATAAATCATCGCCCCTGCGGCCCGACCGGGagaaaagtgtaaaaaaattaaagggcTGTGAAATATCAGCCAAGTGGTATATTCGTATTGgtgaagatatttaaaatagCTGTAATGCTGGAGTGCTTCAGTAAAAGTTGCAACGTGTGCTCGTGTAGCACTTAAGCAAGTCTTTTTCTCGTTTTCTTTGCAGTTCATCTGGAGTTGGACGAGGGAAGAGGAATGGATATGGGTAACCAACACCCATCCATAAAACGGTTACACGAAATACAGAAAGAAGTCAAAGAGATTGAACAGCAAGTGGCTCTCTTCAGCGGCTTATCTTCTGACCGAGATTACAAGAAATTGGAAAGAAGCCTTACGAAACAGCTTTTTGAAATAGATTCTGTAGACACCGAAGGGAAGGGGGATATCCAGCAAGCCAGAAAGCGAGCTGCCCAGGAAACTGAGAggctgctgaaggagctggaacAAAATGCAAACCATCCGCGCAGGCTGGAAATAGAGGCTTTATTCAAGGAGGCACAGTTACTTGTGGAACGTGAGATCACACCTTTTTACAAAGGAGGAAACTGTATAAGTGATGAATTTGAAGAAGGAATTCAGGACATTGTGTTGAGGCTTACGCAGGTGAAAACTGGAGGGAAAGTTTCTCTGCGCAAAGCAAGATACCGCACTCTGACAAAGATATGTGCTGTTCAGGAGATTATAGAGAGTGGTGTAAAGCAACAGCTGTCTCTGCCGCTCTCTAATGATGCACATCCTTCTGTCTCCAAAATTAACTCTGTAATGTGTGAAGTGAACAAAGCCAGAGGAACTCTCATTGCGCTTCTAATGGGAGTGAGTAGTAATGACACCTGCAGGCATCTGTCCTGTGTGCTCACAGGCCTCATTGCTGATTTGGATGCTTTAGATGTTTGTGGTCgcacagaaataagaaattacaGAAAGGGAGTAGTAGAAGAAATCAATAGATTGCAGAGATACCTGGACTTGGATGAGGAAGCAAATTCTACACATGCTTATGATTTGGCACAAAATCAGTCCATTCTGAAAATAGAAGAGATCCGTAAGAAGATGAAGGAAGTTAATTCcttacttttaaaaacagagaatgCTTCTGATTTGTATCTGGGATCCAAAGCAGAGTTACAGGGACTAATTGCCCAACTAGATGAAGTGAGTCCAGGAAAAAATCCCTGTATTAGAGAGGCCAGGAGAAGAGCAGTAATTGAAATTCAGACTCTTATAACATATATTGATTTGAAGGAAGCActggaaaaaaggcaaatgtaTCCAGAGCAAACTGCTGCTGAACATCAATCTCATAAAGCAATTTGGACTGTACTTGGAAACTTGTCTCAAATTCAGCAAGAGGTGATTTCATTTGATGGAAACAGAACAGATAAAAATTACATGAGACTGGAAGAACTTCTTACAAAACAACTTCTAGCCCTGGATGCTGTTGATCCACAAGGTGATGAGCGGTGTAAGGCTGCCAGGAAGCAGGCAGTAAAACTTGCACAGAATATTCTGTACTATCTGGACATGAAAACAGATGAATGGGAATACTGAAACAACCGTGGCCTGACGCAGAAGAGCATTCTTCCCTTTAGCACTTTCTGAAGATCATTGGCAGCACATAATAAAGTGTTCTGTGCTTGCTGAAATCATGGAGATTGCATAAGCAGTTGACTTGGCTATATGTCTGCTATCCCACGCAGTCACCCACTTACCATGGCAACTGTCAGTACACCATCAGCAATTCTGGTCACTGCTATAAGCAAAGAAGTGCAATTCTCTGAAGGAATAGCTTAATACTTGATAAATagcttccttcctttctttttttctttttttcttctttccttctttcttgttttggtttcaATAGCCTTG
This region of Catharus ustulatus isolate bCatUst1 chromosome 6, bCatUst1.pri.v2, whole genome shotgun sequence genomic DNA includes:
- the BAG5 gene encoding BAG family molecular chaperone regulator 5 isoform X1, which translates into the protein MEGQGTASAEGEQVHLELDEGRGMDMGNQHPSIKRLHEIQKEVKEIEQQVALFSGLSSDRDYKKLERSLTKQLFEIDSVDTEGKGDIQQARKRAAQETERLLKELEQNANHPRRLEIEALFKEAQLLVEREITPFYKGGNCISDEFEEGIQDIVLRLTQVKTGGKVSLRKARYRTLTKICAVQEIIESGVKQQLSLPLSNDAHPSVSKINSVMCEVNKARGTLIALLMGVSSNDTCRHLSCVLTGLIADLDALDVCGRTEIRNYRKGVVEEINRLQRYLDLDEEANSTHAYDLAQNQSILKIEEIRKKMKEVNSLLLKTENASDLYLGSKAELQGLIAQLDEVSPGKNPCIREARRRAVIEIQTLITYIDLKEALEKRQMYPEQTAAEHQSHKAIWTVLGNLSQIQQEVISFDGNRTDKNYMRLEELLTKQLLALDAVDPQGDERCKAARKQAVKLAQNILYYLDMKTDEWEY
- the BAG5 gene encoding BAG family molecular chaperone regulator 5 isoform X2; this translates as MDMGNQHPSIKRLHEIQKEVKEIEQQVALFSGLSSDRDYKKLERSLTKQLFEIDSVDTEGKGDIQQARKRAAQETERLLKELEQNANHPRRLEIEALFKEAQLLVEREITPFYKGGNCISDEFEEGIQDIVLRLTQVKTGGKVSLRKARYRTLTKICAVQEIIESGVKQQLSLPLSNDAHPSVSKINSVMCEVNKARGTLIALLMGVSSNDTCRHLSCVLTGLIADLDALDVCGRTEIRNYRKGVVEEINRLQRYLDLDEEANSTHAYDLAQNQSILKIEEIRKKMKEVNSLLLKTENASDLYLGSKAELQGLIAQLDEVSPGKNPCIREARRRAVIEIQTLITYIDLKEALEKRQMYPEQTAAEHQSHKAIWTVLGNLSQIQQEVISFDGNRTDKNYMRLEELLTKQLLALDAVDPQGDERCKAARKQAVKLAQNILYYLDMKTDEWEY